The Nitrososphaerota archaeon genome window below encodes:
- a CDS encoding aromatic amino acid ammonia-lyase: MVVTVDGRSLTLESAIDVAERGVPVRVSVSSLRRMERFRSLLDHKLGRGEVVYGVNTGFGSLSDKAVRLGNLKELQLNLIRSHAAGVGNPMPLEVVRAAMVIRLNSLLNGNSAVRTEVAELIAAMLNKGVTPRVPEFGSLGASGDLVPSAHMALTMVGEGRAYHRHRLTDSRKALAASKLKPIILHAKEGLSLINGTAFTTALGAVVTQRGGILLEAANCSVALTSEVLGACSQSFDERLIGLKRDPGQEYVAKRIRQSLKDSLRIRAGPVPQDPYSIRCAPQVHGSLKDALGFAERLVVDEMNSVSDNPVLLEDGAVLHGGNFHAQPVAMALDLLSISLAYLGVISLGRINLLLSKTPAETKYMAGKPGLESGLMILQYTATALTADNAKQVYPQSAYPASVSGGIEDHASHGVNAGMKALAVASNVAMVLAIELICASNLLGSDDTGVSEHSKEVCAVVRGLSPLLRGDRSQADEIENLASAIGAGKLP; encoded by the coding sequence ATGGTCGTTACAGTGGATGGGCGGTCTCTCACTCTCGAATCGGCCATCGACGTCGCGGAACGGGGCGTCCCAGTCAGGGTCAGCGTCTCCAGCCTCCGACGCATGGAGAGGTTCAGGTCTCTGCTCGACCATAAGCTGGGCAGGGGGGAGGTCGTCTACGGGGTGAACACGGGATTCGGGTCCCTCTCCGACAAGGCCGTCCGCCTCGGGAACCTCAAAGAACTCCAGCTCAACCTGATCAGAAGCCACGCTGCCGGAGTCGGGAACCCAATGCCACTGGAGGTGGTCCGGGCAGCGATGGTCATCCGGCTCAACAGCCTCCTCAACGGAAACAGCGCTGTAAGGACCGAAGTCGCCGAGCTCATCGCTGCTATGCTGAACAAAGGGGTAACCCCCCGGGTCCCCGAGTTCGGTTCCCTCGGAGCCAGCGGGGACCTCGTCCCATCGGCCCACATGGCCCTCACGATGGTCGGTGAAGGAAGAGCCTACCACAGGCACCGACTGACAGACTCGAGGAAGGCGCTGGCCGCATCCAAGCTCAAGCCGATCATCCTACACGCGAAGGAAGGACTTTCTCTGATCAACGGGACTGCCTTCACCACCGCCCTGGGCGCGGTGGTCACCCAGAGGGGAGGCATCCTCCTCGAGGCAGCAAACTGCTCCGTGGCACTGACCAGCGAAGTCCTGGGCGCCTGCTCTCAGTCTTTCGACGAGAGGCTGATAGGACTGAAGAGGGACCCGGGCCAGGAATACGTAGCGAAGCGCATCAGACAGTCCCTGAAGGACAGCCTCAGGATTCGGGCCGGGCCTGTCCCCCAGGACCCCTATTCGATTAGGTGCGCCCCCCAGGTCCACGGTTCCCTCAAGGACGCCCTCGGCTTCGCCGAGAGGCTGGTGGTCGACGAGATGAATTCGGTCTCAGACAATCCCGTCCTGCTCGAAGACGGAGCGGTGCTGCACGGAGGGAACTTCCACGCCCAGCCCGTAGCCATGGCGCTGGACCTCCTATCGATTTCTCTAGCGTACCTCGGGGTCATTTCGCTTGGGAGGATCAATCTCCTCCTTTCGAAGACGCCTGCGGAGACGAAGTACATGGCTGGGAAACCCGGCCTGGAGTCCGGGCTGATGATACTTCAGTACACTGCGACCGCCCTGACAGCCGACAATGCCAAGCAGGTCTATCCCCAATCTGCCTACCCTGCCAGCGTCTCGGGGGGCATCGAGGACCACGCGAGCCATGGGGTCAACGCCGGGATGAAGGCCCTTGCCGTGGCATCCAACGTGGCGATGGTACTGGCGATCGAGCTGATCTGTGCCTCCAACCTCCTGGGCTCTGACGACACAGGGGTCTCGGAACACTCCAAGGAGGTCTGCGCGGTCGTCAGGGGCCTCTCCCCACTGCTCCGGGGTGACAGGTCCCAGGCGGACGAAATCGAGAACCTGGCGTCCGCAATAGGAGCCGGAAAGCTCCCCTAG
- a CDS encoding agmatinase family protein produces the protein MRTQAEYPAPRYRDPKDRRLVQIIKQARSSRAGAVNLMGVPFDGAVLGRKGAAGGPAGIRQALSSFSNYSLELGSDLSGAKVFDLGDVVTSQDVFAAHTQIEKEVAEALGGDSLLLVLGGDNSISLPSLRAFGKKFGKVGLIVVDSHFDLRGEIGGKPTSGSSYGLAVRTAKGLDPRRFAEIGIHGFLNSREYAREAAKNGMTVYTASDVRQEGATAIARDAYGVASKGCEAVYLSIDLDAVDLAYVSGVSAPSAGGISAADLFDIAYYLGGRDKVRCADLVELAPQLDPSGRSQITAATALVYLMAGFSSRA, from the coding sequence TTGAGGACGCAAGCGGAATACCCGGCCCCGAGGTACAGGGACCCGAAGGACAGGAGGCTGGTCCAGATCATCAAGCAGGCCCGAAGCAGCAGAGCGGGGGCGGTCAATCTCATGGGGGTCCCATTCGACGGGGCGGTCTTGGGCAGGAAGGGAGCCGCGGGCGGGCCTGCCGGGATAAGGCAGGCACTGTCGTCGTTCTCGAACTACAGCCTGGAACTTGGCTCGGACCTTTCTGGAGCGAAGGTCTTCGACCTCGGGGATGTCGTCACTTCGCAGGACGTCTTCGCCGCTCACACACAAATCGAGAAGGAGGTCGCAGAGGCGCTCGGAGGGGACTCCCTGCTGCTGGTGTTGGGTGGGGACAACAGCATCTCCCTGCCTTCCCTCAGGGCATTCGGCAAGAAGTTCGGGAAGGTCGGCCTCATAGTCGTCGATTCGCACTTCGACCTGAGGGGCGAGATCGGGGGGAAGCCGACGAGCGGTTCGAGCTATGGCCTCGCTGTCAGGACCGCGAAGGGGCTCGACCCGAGACGTTTCGCGGAGATTGGGATCCACGGGTTCTTGAATTCAAGGGAGTACGCGAGGGAGGCGGCGAAAAACGGGATGACGGTGTACACCGCGAGCGATGTTAGGCAGGAAGGTGCGACCGCGATTGCAAGAGATGCATATGGTGTGGCGAGCAAGGGATGCGAGGCGGTCTACCTGAGCATCGACCTTGATGCAGTGGACCTGGCATACGTGTCAGGGGTGAGCGCGCCGAGCGCAGGTGGAATCTCAGCTGCCGACCTCTTCGACATCGCCTACTACCTCGGGGGGAGGGACAAGGTCAGGTGCGCCGACCTGGTGGAGCTGGCTCCTCAATTGGACCCGAGCGGAAGGTCCCAGATCACTGCGGCGACAGCCCTTGTCTATCTGATGGCGGGATTCAGTTCGAGAGCATAG